The following DNA comes from Lemur catta isolate mLemCat1 chromosome 8, mLemCat1.pri, whole genome shotgun sequence.
GAGCGGTGGCGGCGCGGGCCCgggcagcagcaacagcaacagcagcagcctcCACAAGCCCCAGGAGTCGCCCACCCTTCCGGTGTCCACAGCTACCGACAGCAGCTACTACACCAACCAGCAGCACCCGGCGGGTGGCGGCGGTGGGGGTTCGCCCTACGCGCACATGGGCTCCTACCAGTACCATGCCAGCGGCCTCAACAACGTCCCTTACTCTGCGAAGAGCAGCTACGACCTGGGCTATTCCGCCGCGTACACCTCCTACGCGCCCTATGGGACCAGTTCATCCCCGGCCAACAACGAGCCTGGTATGCATAACACCGGAGCCAGGGGTATCAAATCGGTCTAGTTACTGGGATGGATGGGTAAACATATTTGGGGAGAGGGGCCGATCCGAAGCCCTGGATTTTCACACTGCCTGCTCACCACCTGCTCTTGCCCTCTACCCTCCCCAAACTCCAGTCTGCCGCGAGTCACCGGTTACATCCCTCAGCGCTCAGCTGGTGAGAGCTGGTGGCCTCCTGGGCCGGGTGGGAGCGCGGTGTATGCCTCTTGGTAACTGCATTTCCACGCCACCTGCTTCTTTTTCTCGGGTGTGCGCCTGTCTTCCCCTTTCCTGGAGGGTTCAGCTCCCGGCGGTGATGGCGCTAGTCCGCGCGCTGCAAAGTTGAGCCTGTAAGCCTCACATCTCAGGGAACCCGCTTCTTGGCTCAGGCCCAGTCCCCTGCAGGGCCCTCCAGGCGGGCGGGAACTCTAGGACCCATAAGCTGCTGCTCCTCATGATTCCGTTTCGTTGCAGAGAAGGAGGACCTTGAGCCTGAAATCCGGATAGTGAACGGGAAGCCAAAGAAAGTCCGGAAACCCCGCACCATCTACTCCAGTTTCCAGCTGGCAGCTCTTCAGCGGCGTTTCCAAAAGACTCAATACCTGGCATTGCCCGAGAGAGCCGAGCTGGCGGCGTCTCTGGGCCTCACCCAGACTCAGGTGGGGCTCTCTCGCACAGCAGGCGAGGAGGGCGCTGGCCTGGAATGGCCGCGAAACAGGCGGGTTCAGGACAatgtttttaagaatatattttatgtagcTTTAAGGATTTCCAGGCCCGCGTCTCAGGAGTCCTAAACTTCTAGGCTGACAGCTGAAAACTTCTAAGGGGCCGTCgcgtgggagggaaggaaggacccGGGTGGGCAGAAATCCTGTACTTCTCGCTTCTGATTAAGCGGGTGACATAACTGGCCCTCTGACCCACCTCCCGCCATCACCATCACCACAGTGCGCATACATCAGCAGTCTTAGCCTTTTGGGGATTACCTCCCAGTGGATCAGGCACCGCAGAGCCTCCGAGGCGGCCACACGTGATCCGCTTACCCCGCCAGAGTGCTCTGTGCGCTCGGGGCCCACCTCTAGCTGGAGGTCTTTCTCAGCgacctcccctctcctgccccgtGCCCAGGTTCCTCCACTAATGCTCGGGTCTTATTTCCACAAAGGTCAAAATCTGGTTCCAGAACCGCCGGTCCAAGTTCAAGAAGATGTGGAAAAGCGGTGAGATACCCTCGGAGCAGCACCCTGGGGCCAGCTCTTCGCCACCTTGTGCTTCGCCGCCAGTCTCGGCACCCGCCTCCTGGGACTTCGGTGCGCCGCAGCGGATGGCGGGCGGCGGCGGTCCCGGCAGCGGTGGCAGCGGCGCGGGCAGCTCGGGCTCCAGCCCGAGCAGCGCGGCCTCGGCTTTTCTGGGCAATTACCCTTGGTACCACCAGGCCTCGGGCTCCGCCTCACACCTGCAGGCCACAGCGCCGCTGCTGCACCCCAGCCAGACCCCGCagccacaccaccaccaccaccaccaccaccacggcGGCGGGGGCACCCCGGTGAGCGCGGGGACGATTTTCTAACCCCAGGGAGAACACGCCAGAGACTGAGAGAGCAGAGAACAGTTACCCTCAGAGCTCGCCCCCGAAGGTCCCTCCTTCTGGCCCGCTGTCGCCACCCACTCCTCCCGGAGGTTGCGACCTGTGATGGCCCGCCCCAGGCTCCACTCCCTCGTGCAGCCACTGAGCGGCCGGGACCTGGGAGGCGTCTCCTCGCCCGGTGGGCTCCTCTCGGGAGAACCGGACAGCGGCGTAACGAAGGCCTCCTCCCCACGGCCGCATTTCCGACCTGAGCCCGCCTCGGActtgcctcctctctcctctccgcCGGACAAGCTGCTCCGGCGCCTTCCTCGCCCCGGGCCAAGAGCAGGGTCCCAGAGAGGGAAGCCTCCCCCGCCCGTGAGCCTTCCCGGCGTTCTGAGGCTCCTTTCTCCTCGCCCGCCCTGGGGCTCAGCTCTAGTCCGCTTCGGTTATTGACCTCCGGGGTCCTGCGTGCCCGCCCTCCCCCACGTGCCCCCTTGACCCGGGCGGCCCCGCCGCTCTTTTCTGCCAGGCTCTTCCCAGCCCTCTgagccccatcccctcccccagctgagcGCTCCTCCAGGCGCACTCCGTTAGCTCTCTCCTTATCCATCACCAgtggagtttttttatttttatttttttaaaagtttaggtGCCTTTGCGGATGACCTCATTTTGAtgttgaaaaaatgattttttaatatgtgaACACTGCAAAAAAATGcgtttaaattatcttttttaaaacctATTCAGGATTATTAGCCTGGACTTGGACACAGTTTGTAAATAAAGGTGTCTGTGCAGATTTTCCCACTGATTTATTTGTATAAGAATACTCATCTTTTCAGGCTTTTTTGTAAACCCCCAGTTGTGAAAACTGCGGTTTAGCAGTGACCTCAGCAATCCCTccgttttatttttccctttgaaaaaaaattctgttaaattaaGCTACTGATTTGGATTTGTTATATCTTATCCTAAAGTCTTTGTTGTTGAAATGAAAGGTATTTTGGGgttatttattatgaaaacaacGTGCTCTTAATGTTGATTTTACAATATGaagagattatttaaataaattattgttttctttggatGTGTGCGCCTTTTCCTTGGTCCAAGGTTCGATCGGTCGTGTGGTCAGAGCTTGAGCCGCTGCCCAGGCGGGGAAGCCTGTCAGCCGAGAGCGACATTGACATCTTCCGGAGGTGCGGCGAGGCGAAGACAGGCTCGCTGGCGCGGGACCGAAGCGGACGGTTCACGCTCCGCCCGCGCCCGAATCCTCGCGCGGGGTTTGCCAGCCGGCGGCGCGGTGACTCACTCAGCGCCGGGCGGCTCCAGCCTCCGCCCGCTCGGCCCTTCTGGCGCCGGCGCCACCGCCCCGCGCCTCAGCCCTCTTGGCCGCCCCCGCGTCCGCCTTGCTGGCCAGGCCCTGCATCCGAGCTGCCGCGGGGGACTTGCTGTTCCAGGCCTGAGCTCAGCTGCAGCCTGGGGGTCAGACCCCTACATTGGATCTCCCCTCCGTTTGCCCCGCGGCCCTTTGGGAGCTGGCTGAACCGAGAAGTCTGTGAGTCACCCTGGGGAGGAACGGTTGGCTGCTCTGGAATGCAGGGCGACCCCAACGCACAGGGCTGCGCTagcacacacacaatcacacactgATGCACACTCTCACAGTCCCATCTATACTGTTCACATTCTCTgatacacacacagtcacactctTGGCCTCGTTCTCACACACAGGCATATACACGATGACACACACTAGAACACCCTCACCATCACACGCTCATAATCACAGTCTTACACTCACAACACTGACGTACAAATTCATACACATGCACGTACACGCTCATGTATACACAAACAGAAACTGACACCCATTGGGATGAGAGTGACATCTTTTCCATCTCACACTCTTGGAGGGGAAAGGTCCACATATCATGCAGTTCTCTTTCTACCTTGGGCCCCACACAACCAGCGTCCAGCTTTGGAAGTGACCCTACCTTACGGCATTCTCTGCAAAGGCCAGGAGTTGGTTAATGCAGGtttgaactattaataaaagtccCTTTCCTTGAAAGCTCTGGGGCCTAGAGTTGGAAGCTCCCTGGCTTCAATcactgactgtgtgaccttgggcaacccacttaacctctctgtgttaCAGCTTGCAGATCTATAGGATAGGAGAAATAACAGCTAAGGCTTAGAGTTGTGAACATATAATGATgtaacagtgcctggtatgtgataagcactcaatacattttaattagaatttagtATTAACTGTTGTATACAGTACCCCCAAACAGAGAGGCTTTACTTTTGCCTGTGATTGTAAAACCTGGAGTTACCCAGATGCCTTTCCAACTTCACCTTGTGTGGAAGAGCAGcatcctggggctgggggagctcTGGCCGCTTGGGGAGGGGTAGGAGAGGGGGTTGAACCCCAGCCATCCCCTCTGAAAGTACTCTCCTTTGCTGGAGAGGATGTTGGGCACAGGCTATAGAGCCCTGCTTACATGGTCCGGGCCTCCTCCCCTCTAGGATGGTCATTCAGGCCATCCATATTGTTGTGTGTCTTCAACTCATCTCCCAAAAATAGACATGGGGCAGAGGTGACTTTCTGGCCTCAGTGGCATCATCCTGAGAGGAATCCTGACTTTTCTGGCCAGACTGTTTTCGGGTGTCCTCTGAGTCTGGTTTACAACAGAGTGCTACCCAGGGAATTGGGGTGCCGGGAGCGGCAACGAAGGCTACACAATCCAGTGTCCTTTTGCGTTGTTTTCCCAGGCTAGGGGGGCCTGGGCTGAACGAAGCCTGTTGACC
Coding sequences within:
- the DLX2 gene encoding homeobox protein DLX-2, whose amino-acid sequence is MTGVFDSLVADMHSTQITASNTYHQHPQPPSGGGAGPGSSNSNSSSLHKPQESPTLPVSTATDSSYYTNQQHPAGGGGGGSPYAHMGSYQYHASGLNNVPYSAKSSYDLGYSAAYTSYAPYGTSSSPANNEPEKEDLEPEIRIVNGKPKKVRKPRTIYSSFQLAALQRRFQKTQYLALPERAELAASLGLTQTQVKIWFQNRRSKFKKMWKSGEIPSEQHPGASSSPPCASPPVSAPASWDFGAPQRMAGGGGPGSGGSGAGSSGSSPSSAASAFLGNYPWYHQASGSASHLQATAPLLHPSQTPQPHHHHHHHHHGGGGTPVSAGTIF